From Levilactobacillus zymae, a single genomic window includes:
- the rpsD gene encoding 30S ribosomal protein S4 yields the protein MSRYTGPSWRISRRLGVSLSGTGKELARRPYAPGDHGQGRRQKLSEYGMQLREKQKLRFTYGLTERQFYNLFKRAGKIKDGTHGTNFMILLERRLDNMVYRLGLATTRRQARQLVNHGHITVDGKRVDIPSYEVKVGQVISVREKSKDLAVIKGAVEAVVGRPQYVDFDADKLEGSLTRFPQREELDAELDDSLIVEYYNR from the coding sequence ATGTCACGTTATACTGGCCCAAGTTGGCGAATTTCACGTCGTTTAGGGGTTTCCCTTTCCGGCACTGGTAAAGAATTAGCACGGCGTCCTTACGCCCCTGGTGACCACGGTCAAGGCCGTCGTCAAAAGCTTTCCGAATACGGGATGCAATTACGCGAAAAGCAAAAGCTGCGGTTCACCTACGGCTTAACGGAACGTCAATTCTACAACCTGTTCAAGCGCGCTGGTAAGATCAAGGACGGTACCCACGGGACCAACTTCATGATCTTACTCGAACGTCGTTTAGACAACATGGTTTACCGTTTAGGTTTGGCAACGACTCGTCGTCAAGCTCGTCAATTGGTTAACCATGGTCACATCACCGTTGATGGCAAGCGTGTGGACATTCCTTCATACGAAGTCAAGGTTGGTCAAGTGATCAGCGTTCGCGAAAAGTCCAAGGACTTAGCCGTGATCAAGGGTGCCGTTGAAGCCGTTGTGGGTCGTCCACAATACGTTGACTTCGACGCAGACAAGTTGGAAGGTTCCTTAACTCGGTTCCCACAACGTGAAGAACTCGATGCTGAACTCGACGACTCCTTAATCGTTGAATACTACAACCGTTAA
- a CDS encoding DUF1054 family protein, whose protein sequence is MYQDSDFAVFDDGTLPGRLAKIRAIIDPKFTATVAALQPQLAQVGVPVYPHLALHRRRTKNPPPDTWVALSTSKRGYKMLPHFEFGLWDDQLYIWLVVLQEAKDRQTVIGRVNPQTVAALPTNFEWANDHTDKTVHQPLTAAGWDQLMAVQSQKHAEWLIGRTFAPESAFFTGDAATQLATIQTTIAALVPVYRELIGLTEP, encoded by the coding sequence ATGTATCAAGATAGTGACTTCGCGGTGTTTGACGACGGCACATTGCCGGGGCGCTTGGCTAAGATTCGCGCCATTATCGATCCGAAGTTTACGGCTACCGTCGCCGCACTACAACCGCAATTAGCGCAGGTCGGGGTGCCAGTTTATCCACATCTCGCGTTGCATCGGCGGCGCACCAAGAATCCACCGCCGGATACTTGGGTGGCGTTGAGTACGTCTAAGCGGGGTTACAAGATGCTGCCACACTTTGAATTTGGTCTGTGGGACGATCAGTTGTACATCTGGCTGGTGGTCTTACAAGAAGCCAAGGACCGGCAAACCGTGATTGGTCGGGTCAATCCGCAAACGGTCGCCGCGTTACCCACCAATTTCGAGTGGGCGAACGACCACACCGATAAAACGGTGCATCAGCCGCTAACCGCAGCCGGCTGGGACCAGCTAATGGCGGTGCAGTCTCAAAAACACGCCGAGTGGCTGATTGGCCGAACGTTTGCTCCGGAAAGTGCCTTCTTTACCGGCGATGCGGCCACTCAGTTAGCCACCATTCAGACTACGATTGCGGCCCTAGTCCCGGTGTACCGGGAACTGATCGGGCTCACTGAACCATGA
- a CDS encoding YueI family protein, whose amino-acid sequence MTEKSSMEQHLDAAMYGTPKIKPDEQRHYLGTFRERVSLAMTIAEVVDHQNLAAFITEITAHPDYQVILNGHIDQSDLGPYLKVASQHNVAFTIRQDNIYGIADSDLGLVVAAATAINQSPIALAKKYPDEVAPVPHPTKKSGWLGHFLNH is encoded by the coding sequence ATGACGGAAAAAAGTTCGATGGAGCAGCATCTCGATGCCGCGATGTACGGGACACCCAAGATTAAGCCCGATGAACAACGACATTACCTCGGGACCTTTCGGGAGCGCGTGTCGCTGGCCATGACCATCGCCGAAGTCGTCGATCATCAGAACTTGGCGGCCTTCATCACTGAGATCACCGCTCATCCCGACTACCAAGTGATTTTGAACGGTCACATTGACCAAAGCGACTTAGGCCCCTACCTTAAGGTAGCCAGTCAACACAACGTGGCCTTTACCATTCGTCAGGATAACATTTACGGCATTGCCGATAGCGACCTAGGCTTAGTGGTCGCCGCCGCAACGGCGATCAACCAGTCACCCATCGCCCTAGCCAAGAAGTATCCGGACGAAGTCGCCCCCGTCCCTCACCCGACCAAAAAGTCGGGGTGGCTAGGTCATTTCTTAAATCACTAA
- a CDS encoding replication-associated recombination protein A, translating into MAQPLAYRMRPRRLEDVVGQQDLVGPGKIIARMVAAKLLSSMILYGPPGTGKTSIASAIAGSTKYAFRKLNAATDSKKDLQVVAEEAKMSGTVILLLDEIHRLDKTKQDFLLPHLESGRIILIGATTENPYLNINPAIRSRTQIFEVHPLTHTDIVTALNRALTDTERGLGTLPLTVDPAALDFMADATNGDLRSALNGLELAAQSTPPTESDQRIHVTLPVAEECFQRKALLGDKNGDAHYDVISAFQKSIRGSDTDAALHYLAQLVAAGDLPSICRRLMVIAYEDVGLANLPAAARTVQAVQAAQQLGLPEGRIPLADAVIELCLSPKSNSGIAAIDAALADVQNGHSGNIPNHLKDAHYAGAKKLGHGTTYKFPHDFPNDWVQQQYLPDTLRQAQYYQPKSNGKFEQQLGAQYQRLRQANYHDN; encoded by the coding sequence TTGGCACAACCTTTAGCCTACCGGATGCGACCACGACGGTTAGAAGACGTGGTCGGGCAGCAGGACTTGGTGGGCCCCGGCAAAATCATCGCTCGCATGGTCGCCGCCAAGCTCCTGTCTTCCATGATTCTCTACGGCCCCCCTGGTACCGGTAAGACCAGTATCGCTAGCGCCATTGCCGGTTCTACCAAATACGCTTTTCGTAAGCTGAACGCGGCGACAGATTCCAAAAAGGATCTACAGGTCGTGGCTGAAGAGGCCAAGATGAGTGGGACCGTGATTTTATTACTCGATGAAATTCACCGGCTAGATAAAACCAAGCAGGACTTTTTACTCCCCCACCTTGAAAGTGGTCGGATCATCCTGATCGGCGCCACCACCGAGAATCCATACCTCAATATCAACCCGGCGATTCGGAGTAGAACCCAGATTTTCGAGGTACACCCGCTCACCCATACCGATATCGTGACCGCCCTTAACCGCGCCTTGACCGATACCGAACGGGGACTCGGCACGTTACCTTTGACCGTCGATCCGGCCGCACTCGACTTCATGGCGGACGCAACCAACGGCGACCTGCGCAGCGCCCTTAACGGGTTAGAACTCGCCGCGCAATCCACGCCCCCCACCGAATCGGACCAACGGATTCACGTGACCTTACCCGTGGCCGAGGAATGCTTTCAACGTAAAGCCCTGCTGGGTGATAAAAACGGAGACGCCCACTACGACGTCATCTCCGCCTTTCAAAAATCGATTCGCGGTAGTGACACCGATGCGGCGTTACACTACCTCGCACAGTTGGTCGCGGCCGGTGACCTCCCGTCGATCTGTCGGCGGTTAATGGTCATTGCTTACGAAGACGTGGGCTTAGCCAACCTCCCCGCCGCGGCTCGGACCGTCCAAGCGGTTCAAGCCGCGCAACAATTGGGGCTCCCCGAGGGGCGGATTCCGTTAGCCGATGCGGTGATTGAGCTCTGCCTATCGCCGAAATCCAACTCCGGCATCGCCGCCATTGACGCTGCCTTAGCCGACGTTCAAAACGGCCACAGCGGCAACATTCCCAACCACCTTAAAGATGCCCACTACGCCGGCGCCAAAAAGCTGGGACACGGCACCACCTACAAGTTTCCTCACGACTTTCCCAACGATTGGGTTCAGCAACAATACCTCCCCGATACGCTGCGTCAGGCACAATACTACCAGCCGAAATCCAACGGAAAGTTTGAGCAGCAACTCGGTGCTCAGTATCAACGGCTGCGTCAGGCCAACTATCACGATAATTGA
- a CDS encoding universal stress protein, which produces MLQQYKHILVPVDGSYEAELAFKKAVAVAKRNDADLHLVHVVDTRAFQNISSFDTSMVEQVTETAKKTLDKYVADAKADGLEKIDYAIEYGAPKTIIARDVPRDNDTDLIMIGATGLNAVERLLIGSVTEYVTRTAICDVIVVRTDLNNQPAKTTPQN; this is translated from the coding sequence ATGTTACAACAATACAAGCACATTTTAGTCCCCGTCGATGGCTCTTACGAAGCCGAATTAGCTTTCAAGAAGGCCGTTGCCGTGGCTAAACGTAACGATGCTGATTTACATCTCGTTCACGTTGTCGATACCCGCGCTTTCCAAAACATCTCGAGCTTCGATACCAGCATGGTCGAACAAGTGACCGAGACGGCGAAAAAGACGTTAGACAAATATGTTGCGGATGCCAAAGCCGATGGCCTCGAAAAGATTGATTACGCCATCGAATACGGTGCTCCCAAGACCATCATTGCCCGGGATGTCCCTCGGGATAACGATACAGATTTGATTATGATTGGGGCCACCGGACTTAACGCGGTAGAGCGGCTCTTAATCGGGTCCGTCACGGAATACGTGACGCGGACGGCTATCTGCGACGTTATTGTGGTGCGGACGGATCTGAACAACCAACCCGCCAAAACCACTCCACAAAACTAA
- a CDS encoding helix-turn-helix transcriptional regulator: protein MRLLGDKLKQYRKQKNLSQQELAEGICTQATVSLMEKKNKVPSIKIILQICRRLNVSLEDILAGMGSGLDDQFSRVSRAVRFGDYHGADRLLEQMDMASVQNAFDRERYHYYRGFIEIGARQRPDEAIFHFNLLLHRSYRMPWDLYAIVGNVGMAAAYLERKEYEKVHYYLREAMTYLDNYEWHEEEEFKRLVWARYRIAQLYLQLEQPQLVNENVAAALQVVKQQDSLYLIDVLYELKGQAEQALLATTAAKRSLAIAQTLAVVTHNVALQQRLGQTVGSLLPD, encoded by the coding sequence ATGCGCTTACTAGGGGACAAGCTCAAACAATACCGTAAGCAAAAGAATTTATCGCAACAGGAATTAGCCGAGGGCATTTGCACACAAGCGACGGTCAGCCTAATGGAGAAGAAAAATAAGGTACCCAGCATTAAGATTATTTTACAGATCTGCCGGCGCTTGAACGTTTCGTTGGAAGATATTTTAGCCGGCATGGGGAGCGGGCTAGACGATCAATTTAGTCGGGTATCGCGGGCCGTGCGTTTTGGCGATTACCATGGTGCCGACCGGTTGTTAGAACAAATGGATATGGCTAGTGTCCAGAATGCTTTTGACCGGGAACGGTACCACTATTACCGCGGCTTTATCGAGATTGGGGCCCGCCAACGCCCCGATGAAGCCATTTTTCACTTCAACTTATTGTTGCACCGGTCGTACCGGATGCCGTGGGATCTCTACGCCATTGTGGGGAACGTTGGGATGGCGGCGGCTTACCTGGAACGGAAGGAATACGAGAAGGTCCACTATTACTTACGCGAAGCCATGACGTACCTCGATAATTACGAATGGCACGAAGAAGAGGAGTTCAAACGCCTGGTATGGGCACGTTACCGGATTGCTCAGCTATACCTGCAATTAGAACAACCGCAACTAGTTAATGAAAACGTCGCAGCCGCATTGCAGGTGGTTAAACAACAGGATTCACTGTACTTAATCGATGTCTTATACGAATTAAAGGGGCAAGCGGAACAAGCTCTACTTGCGACTACGGCGGCTAAGCGGAGTCTGGCAATTGCGCAGACCCTCGCCGTAGTGACCCATAACGTGGCATTGCAACAACGTTTAGGTCAGACGGTGGGGTCACTTTTACCGGATTAA
- a CDS encoding glycerophosphodiester phosphodiesterase, with protein MRVKRQELWRAWRVGLMTPRLFWGWTGLVLGLGILRWGGQFPGWTAALVVVVLLELGLAGWQLSQLGRVYGVAAGPLTGWRRGGTWLGLGVSLGLLSLPWGLWGLGSRFLVRLRLPASWVNWVSLYRHELGGVVVVAYLGLLAYSLIWGPRHWRVTRTMGTPKQMCGGLMVLIGSMLGWLGLSGGVILLNQRLDASLPASAVTWLTVGSMGVILGGYTLASLLGTVTLVWSWCGQPTELANPVSAPYRMIGVCLAGWLLVSGGVITQTLCQSRWGATALISHRGVDRGIGVQNTLGALRHVSRSHPRYVEMDLHETRDQRWVVLHDENLKALAGRDVQPHQWSLRRLTQLTLHENGQRARLVSWPHYLRVAERHHQPLLVELKTTPWDSAGMVRRFARQYGTRLARDHSAVHSLDYRVVAGLRRAAPRLSVGYITPFNWVSPASVPADFYSFQRLSVSDQFIQAAHREHAPAYLWTPDSRTAMTLAWALGADGQITNQVSRLQRVVAQRPETVAWAMLANFTLSYI; from the coding sequence GTGCGAGTGAAACGACAGGAATTGTGGCGTGCGTGGCGGGTCGGTTTAATGACGCCCCGACTATTTTGGGGATGGACCGGTCTTGTTTTGGGTCTGGGAATTCTCCGTTGGGGCGGGCAGTTTCCGGGCTGGACGGCGGCTTTAGTGGTGGTGGTCCTGCTAGAACTAGGGTTAGCCGGTTGGCAACTAAGCCAGCTGGGGCGGGTCTACGGAGTAGCGGCGGGGCCGTTAACCGGCTGGCGTCGCGGGGGAACCTGGTTAGGGCTGGGCGTGAGTCTCGGTCTGTTGAGTCTGCCCTGGGGGCTATGGGGCCTAGGAAGTCGCTTTTTAGTGCGGTTACGCTTGCCGGCAAGCTGGGTGAATTGGGTTAGTCTGTATCGCCACGAGCTAGGTGGTGTGGTCGTTGTCGCCTATCTTGGATTGTTGGCATATAGCCTGATCTGGGGGCCGCGTCATTGGCGAGTCACCCGGACGATGGGGACGCCAAAACAGATGTGTGGTGGCCTAATGGTCTTAATCGGCAGCATGCTGGGGTGGTTGGGGCTGAGCGGTGGCGTGATTTTACTCAACCAGCGATTGGATGCCAGTTTGCCGGCTTCCGCGGTTACTTGGCTAACGGTCGGCTCAATGGGGGTCATCTTAGGCGGGTATACGCTGGCCAGTCTGTTGGGCACGGTAACTCTGGTCTGGAGTTGGTGTGGGCAACCGACCGAATTGGCTAATCCGGTGAGCGCCCCTTACCGGATGATCGGGGTCTGCTTGGCCGGGTGGCTTCTCGTGAGCGGCGGGGTCATTACTCAGACGTTATGCCAATCGCGCTGGGGTGCCACGGCCCTCATCAGTCACCGGGGTGTCGACCGGGGGATCGGGGTCCAAAATACCTTGGGCGCGTTACGGCACGTTAGCCGTAGCCATCCCCGGTACGTTGAAATGGACCTTCACGAAACGCGCGACCAGCGGTGGGTGGTGCTGCACGATGAGAATCTGAAAGCACTAGCCGGTCGCGACGTTCAGCCGCACCAGTGGTCCCTGCGGCGGCTAACGCAGCTGACGCTTCACGAAAATGGACAACGGGCCCGGTTGGTGAGTTGGCCGCATTACCTGCGAGTGGCCGAACGGCACCATCAACCCTTGTTAGTCGAACTGAAAACCACCCCGTGGGATTCGGCGGGGATGGTTCGGCGCTTTGCTCGCCAATACGGGACGCGGTTAGCCCGCGATCATTCGGCGGTGCATTCTTTAGACTATCGGGTCGTGGCTGGGTTACGACGGGCGGCACCGCGTTTATCGGTTGGGTACATTACGCCGTTTAATTGGGTTTCCCCGGCCTCGGTACCAGCCGATTTCTATTCCTTTCAACGATTGTCGGTCAGTGATCAGTTCATTCAGGCGGCTCACCGCGAACACGCGCCAGCCTACCTCTGGACGCCAGATTCGCGGACCGCGATGACGCTGGCCTGGGCGCTGGGGGCGGACGGCCAGATTACCAATCAGGTGAGTCGGTTGCAACGGGTGGTGGCTCAACGACCAGAAACGGTTGCGTGGGCCATGCTAGCGAACTTTACGTTAAGCTATATTTGA
- a CDS encoding D-alanine--D-alanine ligase family protein, with translation MEKNKLHVGLLFGGNSSEHDVSKRSARNIYDAMDKTRYTVSLFLLTRDGFVLSDAASQRVFDGEDEATVAAEEQAKIDSANPLAPIWNLSQAKDIDVFFPIIHGNLGEDGTIQGLFRLLKKPYVGSDVLASATSFDKDRTKQVLTANGIRNTKYVVVTPANRDTMDYATVQAKLGTDVFIKPANQGSSVGIHKASNEQEYLDGLTDAFRYDYKVLVEETIAGLEEVEISILGNEHPQASKLGAIRVPEKDVFYDYNNKFVDASGVTFEVPVQLPADLAQEITTMGLQTYAALDLKGMARIDYLVSKDNVPYVGEVNTLPGFTNISLYPQLWEASGISYTELIDRLIELAIAEFNREDKLAYDFVPLDDNSAASTYQLKK, from the coding sequence ATGGAAAAAAATAAGTTACACGTCGGTTTACTATTCGGTGGAAATTCCTCCGAGCACGACGTTTCAAAGCGGTCGGCTCGTAACATCTACGATGCGATGGACAAGACGCGCTATACGGTTAGTCTGTTTCTCTTAACCCGCGATGGTTTTGTTTTGAGCGATGCAGCTTCTCAACGTGTCTTCGATGGTGAAGACGAAGCGACGGTTGCCGCAGAGGAACAAGCTAAAATCGATTCAGCAAATCCATTGGCACCCATTTGGAATCTTTCACAGGCAAAGGACATTGATGTTTTCTTCCCAATTATTCACGGTAATCTGGGTGAAGACGGGACTATCCAAGGGCTTTTCCGTTTATTGAAAAAACCCTATGTCGGTAGTGACGTCTTAGCATCAGCCACGTCCTTTGATAAGGATCGGACCAAGCAGGTCTTAACCGCTAATGGGATCCGGAACACCAAGTATGTGGTGGTGACGCCAGCTAACCGCGACACCATGGATTATGCGACCGTGCAGGCGAAGTTGGGGACCGACGTCTTCATCAAGCCCGCCAACCAAGGCTCATCGGTGGGGATTCACAAGGCCAGCAACGAACAAGAATACCTAGACGGGTTAACAGACGCGTTCCGGTACGACTATAAGGTTCTGGTGGAAGAAACCATTGCTGGGTTGGAAGAAGTCGAAATCTCTATTCTGGGTAACGAACACCCACAAGCATCGAAGCTGGGGGCCATTCGGGTGCCCGAAAAGGACGTCTTCTACGACTACAATAATAAGTTTGTGGACGCTAGTGGCGTGACCTTTGAAGTCCCCGTACAGTTACCGGCAGACTTGGCGCAAGAGATTACCACGATGGGACTGCAGACGTACGCTGCGTTAGACCTGAAGGGGATGGCGCGCATCGACTACCTGGTTTCCAAGGATAATGTGCCGTACGTGGGGGAGGTTAACACCTTACCTGGCTTTACGAACATCAGCCTGTACCCACAATTGTGGGAGGCTTCCGGAATTAGCTACACGGAATTGATCGACCGGCTCATCGAGTTGGCAATTGCGGAGTTCAACCGTGAAGATAAGTTGGCTTACGACTTCGTGCCGTTGGACGATAATTCGGCCGCATCAACGTATCAATTAAAGAAGTAG
- a CDS encoding DUF2785 domain-containing protein, with amino-acid sequence MDEQIETLQQQLRDLRRQLHAGTVYQSLGTRLGRLIDGVHRQRRTPLTLPDEGDGIQDLLTDVNQALAGDQNVHLTLAELDHLLRHLRSTNPQIRYLGVHFTLYDALEDGVFSAAQIQWLVSQLLREDRLFDHILEPNNQGVYGRSAAVSFLATLIHYSNDHPRLVQLDFDEIVIKVATYICLETDTRGFINHQGWAHAFTSITAVLATLGDGPQLTRADKLFLMVTLLERFKRLTTPLIYGETERMGGYLVMQTNRHPLYEAMCLTALKQWRQQVALRRRATETAAGWNQFYNRRRLLDAMRLQRDLSPQIRAYLSSSIDFLA; translated from the coding sequence ATGGACGAGCAGATTGAGACGTTACAGCAGCAATTACGGGACTTGCGGCGGCAATTGCATGCCGGCACAGTGTACCAATCCCTGGGAACCCGGCTGGGGCGGCTAATCGATGGCGTGCACCGGCAACGCCGGACGCCGTTAACCTTACCGGATGAAGGGGATGGGATTCAGGACCTGTTAACAGACGTCAATCAGGCACTGGCAGGGGACCAAAACGTCCATCTGACACTAGCTGAACTCGATCACTTGTTGCGGCATCTGCGTTCCACTAATCCGCAAATTCGGTATCTGGGGGTCCACTTTACGCTCTACGATGCGTTGGAAGACGGGGTGTTTTCGGCTGCGCAAATTCAGTGGTTGGTTTCCCAACTGCTACGAGAGGATCGGTTATTTGATCACATCCTCGAGCCCAACAATCAGGGGGTCTATGGTCGCTCGGCTGCCGTTTCGTTTTTGGCCACGCTCATTCATTACAGCAATGATCATCCCCGGTTAGTGCAGCTGGACTTTGACGAAATTGTGATTAAGGTGGCCACCTATATTTGCTTGGAAACCGATACCCGCGGTTTTATCAATCACCAGGGGTGGGCTCACGCGTTTACGTCAATCACAGCGGTTCTAGCTACCTTGGGTGACGGTCCCCAATTAACCCGGGCGGATAAGCTGTTCTTGATGGTGACGTTGTTGGAACGCTTCAAGCGCTTAACGACCCCGTTGATTTATGGAGAGACGGAACGAATGGGCGGCTATCTGGTGATGCAGACTAACCGGCATCCCCTCTACGAAGCGATGTGTTTAACCGCGTTGAAGCAGTGGCGCCAGCAGGTGGCTTTACGTCGGCGGGCAACGGAAACGGCGGCCGGCTGGAACCAATTCTATAATCGCCGGCGGTTGTTGGATGCCATGCGCTTACAACGCGACTTGTCCCCACAAATTCGGGCGTATTTATCTTCCTCAATTGATTTTTTAGCATAA
- a CDS encoding SPFH domain-containing protein: MTEKNVFHINGYLGLVLVLALLLAGGYCVLLAGGTAVLGIILIVIAVLAASSLTIVGPNQSKVLTFFGRYIGTIREAGLYLTVPLTNKTTVSLRVRNFNSAILKVNDLQGNPVEIAAVIVFKVVDTSKALFAVEDYEQFVEIQSESAIRHVASEYAYDNFGDGAALTLRSNPTEVSNHLTEELQERLDVAGVKIMETRLTHLAYATEIASAMLQRQQSQAILSARKIIVEGAVSITEGAIDRLAAETDLNLTDNQKLQLINNMMVSIINERGSQPVINTGKVEA, translated from the coding sequence GTGACGGAAAAGAACGTTTTTCACATTAATGGCTATCTGGGATTAGTCCTAGTGTTGGCCCTCTTGTTAGCGGGCGGGTATTGCGTGTTGTTGGCGGGGGGTACCGCGGTACTGGGCATTATCTTAATTGTAATCGCTGTCTTAGCGGCCAGTAGTTTGACGATTGTGGGTCCCAATCAGTCTAAGGTGCTCACCTTCTTTGGGCGCTACATCGGGACTATTCGTGAGGCTGGACTATACCTGACCGTCCCCCTCACCAATAAAACGACGGTTTCGCTGCGGGTTCGAAATTTTAATAGCGCCATTCTTAAGGTGAACGATCTGCAGGGGAATCCCGTGGAAATCGCTGCGGTGATCGTTTTTAAAGTGGTGGACACCAGCAAGGCCTTGTTTGCGGTAGAGGACTACGAACAGTTCGTGGAGATCCAGAGTGAATCGGCCATCCGCCACGTGGCGTCCGAATACGCCTACGATAACTTCGGTGATGGTGCGGCCCTGACGCTACGGAGTAATCCCACCGAGGTCTCTAATCACCTCACCGAAGAGTTACAGGAACGGTTGGACGTCGCGGGCGTCAAAATTATGGAAACCCGGTTGACCCACCTCGCTTACGCGACCGAGATTGCCTCGGCCATGCTTCAACGGCAACAGTCGCAGGCCATTCTCTCGGCCCGGAAGATTATTGTCGAGGGGGCCGTTTCGATTACGGAAGGGGCCATTGACCGGTTAGCGGCCGAGACGGACCTGAACTTAACGGATAATCAGAAGTTGCAATTAATAAATAATATGATGGTCTCCATCATTAACGAGCGCGGCTCACAACCCGTGATTAACACGGGTAAGGTGGAGGCGTAG
- a CDS encoding glycine cleavage system protein H, with translation MSEMVKYFWTKATTDGTRIGLTTEGQDELGTIKFAKLPAVGDQIKKGDNLLNVEADKAVSDIPSPVTGKVTAVNPALADSFDVLNGSDTTAAWFVDVQED, from the coding sequence ATGAGTGAAATGGTGAAGTATTTCTGGACCAAGGCAACGACCGATGGCACCCGCATTGGGTTAACCACGGAAGGTCAAGACGAACTAGGGACCATCAAGTTCGCTAAGTTACCCGCGGTTGGCGATCAAATCAAGAAGGGCGATAACCTGCTGAACGTTGAGGCAGATAAAGCCGTTTCGGATATTCCGAGCCCCGTAACGGGTAAGGTAACGGCCGTTAACCCCGCTTTAGCCGACAGCTTCGACGTCTTAAACGGGAGCGATACGACGGCGGCTTGGTTTGTCGACGTGCAAGAAGACTAA
- a CDS encoding FtsW/RodA/SpoVE family cell cycle protein: MAKNATRQQDEVDSRIDWGVIFCVLMLALIGLASIYVAATHDSSATSITSAVVSQLAWYIIGTIAIVIIMQFDSEQLWKVAPLLYGIGLFLLLSVLVFYSRAYYLNTGAKSWFAIGPLTFQPSEVMKPAFILMLARVVADHNNQFPVHTFNSDWRLIGKVILWTLPVAVGLKLQNDFGTMLVFFAIAGGVILVSGVTWKILAPTFGAIAVLGGGALTLVTTSWGRKILERVGFQAYQFSRVDTWLHPSADTSNQGYQLWQSMKAVGSGGIFGTGFNTSHVYVPVRESDMIFSVIGENFGFIGGCVLIFLYFLLIYQMIRVTFDTKNVFYAYISTGVIMMILFHVFENIGMSIGLLPLTGIPLPFVSQGGSALIGNLIGIGLIMSMRYHYKSYMFSRNESFK; encoded by the coding sequence GTGGCAAAAAATGCGACAAGACAACAAGATGAGGTGGACTCCCGGATTGACTGGGGGGTCATTTTCTGTGTGCTGATGTTGGCTTTGATCGGTTTGGCGTCGATCTACGTGGCGGCAACGCACGATTCGAGTGCGACGAGCATTACGTCGGCCGTGGTCTCCCAATTGGCCTGGTACATCATCGGTACCATTGCGATCGTCATTATTATGCAGTTTGATTCGGAACAACTCTGGAAGGTCGCGCCGTTGTTATACGGAATTGGCTTGTTCCTGCTGTTGTCCGTGTTGGTCTTCTATAGTCGGGCCTACTACCTGAACACGGGGGCTAAGAGTTGGTTTGCGATCGGTCCGTTAACCTTCCAACCTTCAGAAGTTATGAAACCGGCGTTTATTTTGATGCTGGCAAGGGTCGTAGCCGATCACAACAACCAATTTCCGGTCCATACGTTTAACTCGGATTGGCGCTTAATCGGGAAGGTCATCTTGTGGACGTTGCCCGTAGCTGTAGGGTTGAAGCTGCAAAATGACTTCGGGACCATGTTGGTGTTCTTCGCCATCGCCGGAGGAGTCATCTTAGTTTCCGGGGTGACCTGGAAGATTTTGGCCCCCACGTTTGGGGCCATCGCCGTGCTTGGTGGGGGCGCCTTAACCCTGGTGACGACTAGCTGGGGACGGAAGATCTTGGAAAGGGTGGGCTTTCAAGCCTACCAGTTCTCCCGGGTCGACACCTGGTTACATCCCTCGGCTGATACCTCGAACCAGGGATATCAACTCTGGCAGAGTATGAAGGCCGTCGGGTCCGGGGGCATCTTTGGAACCGGGTTTAATACCTCGCACGTGTACGTCCCCGTGCGGGAATCCGATATGATTTTCTCCGTCATCGGGGAGAACTTCGGGTTTATCGGCGGTTGTGTCTTAATCTTCCTGTACTTCCTGCTGATTTATCAAATGATTCGGGTGACTTTCGATACTAAGAATGTCTTTTACGCGTACATCTCGACGGGGGTCATTATGATGATTCTCTTCCACGTGTTCGAAAACATTGGGATGAGTATTGGGCTGTTACCGTTGACTGGGATTCCGTTGCCCTTCGTGAGTCAAGGGGGGTCGGCATTGATTGGTAATCTGATTGGGATTGGTTTGATCATGTCAATGCGGTATCATTATAAGAGTTACATGTTTAGTCGTAACGAATCGTTTAAATAA